A region from the Peromyscus leucopus breed LL Stock chromosome 9, UCI_PerLeu_2.1, whole genome shotgun sequence genome encodes:
- the LOC114699312 gene encoding 40S ribosomal protein S25-like, producing MPPKDDKKKKDAGKSAKKDKDPVNKSGGKVRKKKWSKGRVRDKLNNLVLFDKAAYNNLCKGVPTYKLITPAVVSERLKICASSARAALQELFSKGLIKLIS from the coding sequence ATGCCGCCCAAGGatgacaagaagaagaaagatgccGGAAAGTCGGCCAAAAAAGACAAAGACCCAGTAAATAAGTCTGGTGGCAAGGTCAGAAAGAAGAAGTGGTCCAAAGGCAGGGTTCGGGACAAGCTCAACAATCTGGTCCTGTTTGACAAAGCTGCTTACAACAACCTCTGTAAGGGGGTTCCCACCTACAAGCTCATCACTCCAGCTGTGGTCTCTGAGAGACTGAAGATTTGCGCTTCTTCGGCCAGGGCAGCCCTTCAGGAGCTATTTAGCAAAGGACTTATCAAGCTGATTTCATAG